Proteins from one Sarcophilus harrisii chromosome 2, mSarHar1.11, whole genome shotgun sequence genomic window:
- the LOC105748998 gene encoding antileukoproteinase isoform X1 has product MKSGSLFFFVAFLAIGFLTVSGTLNAAKGGKVKSGSCPLDNVRCFKEEPDECNNDEQCPQEQKCCYYYCGLKCVNPGETGYPAASKPGKCPIVHIRCAMENPPNACENDGECKGRLKCCTGACGKTCMAPEVVSKPGKCPTVLGRCMMENPPNACENDGECKGRLKCCTGMCGKICMAPKA; this is encoded by the exons ATGAAGTCTGGAAGCCTCTTCTTCTTCGTGGCCTTCCTTGCCATTGGATTCCTGACAGTTTCTGGGACCCTAAACGCTGCTAAAGGAG GTAAAGTGAAATCAGGGAGCTGCCCCCTAGACAATGTCCGCTGTTTTAAAGAAGAGCCTGATGAGTGCAACAATGATGAGCAGTGTCCTCAAGAGCAGAAATGCTGTTATTACTATTGTGGTTTGAAGTGTGTGAATCCTGGTGAAACAGGGTATCCAG CTGCATCAAAACCAGGCAAATGTCCAATTGTCCATATACGATGCGCGATGGAAAACCCCCCAAATGCCTGTGAGAATGATGGGGAGTGCAAAGGTCGTCTGAAGTGCTGTACAGGAGCATGTGGGAAAACCTGCATGGCCCCGGAAG TTGTATCAAAACCAGGCAAATGTCCAACTGTCCTTGGACGATGCATGATGGAAAACCCCCCAAATGCCTGTGAGAATGATGGGGAGTGCAAAGGTCGTCTGAAGTGCTGTACAGGAATGTGTGGGAAAATCTGCATGGCCCCAAAAG CTTGA
- the LOC105748998 gene encoding antileukoproteinase isoform X2, with protein MKSGSLFFFVAFLAIGFLTVSGTLNAAKGAASKPGKCPIVHIRCAMENPPNACENDGECKGRLKCCTGACGKTCMAPEVVSKPGKCPTVLGRCMMENPPNACENDGECKGRLKCCTGMCGKICMAPKA; from the exons ATGAAGTCTGGAAGCCTCTTCTTCTTCGTGGCCTTCCTTGCCATTGGATTCCTGACAGTTTCTGGGACCCTAAACGCTGCTAAAGGAG CTGCATCAAAACCAGGCAAATGTCCAATTGTCCATATACGATGCGCGATGGAAAACCCCCCAAATGCCTGTGAGAATGATGGGGAGTGCAAAGGTCGTCTGAAGTGCTGTACAGGAGCATGTGGGAAAACCTGCATGGCCCCGGAAG TTGTATCAAAACCAGGCAAATGTCCAACTGTCCTTGGACGATGCATGATGGAAAACCCCCCAAATGCCTGTGAGAATGATGGGGAGTGCAAAGGTCGTCTGAAGTGCTGTACAGGAATGTGTGGGAAAATCTGCATGGCCCCAAAAG CTTGA